In the genome of Oncorhynchus mykiss isolate Arlee chromosome 18, USDA_OmykA_1.1, whole genome shotgun sequence, one region contains:
- the pum1 gene encoding pumilio homolog 1 isoform X4, with the protein MSSVCVLKGKAVLWQDSFSPHLRTSTPSMPVVLSSGGHAPPAGQTPHAPSPSQQGVAGAGRSQDDAMVDYFFQRQHGEQPGKHRWPIGDNIHDSQVRSMDELNHDFQALALEGRAMGELLTGKKFWESDEAGKDGPKGIFLDQWRDSAWGATDHSVSQPIMVSRRPGGGFHSGGEVGGSVMSPRSESGGLGVSMVEYVLSSSPAEKLDSCLRKGPYGPRDGEVEDEKREKPKAAFEVEKLEMTEGENDVISDVINPNGLPVQNGLDVDVKEYSRQGQMQPAGTDTDMMGGVGGCVGGEGMVPMGGGGGPKPQEDFSGVEQGVTMDTMESVMEPLQFDYNSQMAMDSQPTVGLFDYSNQQQLFQRPSALALQQLTAAQQQQYALAAAQQSHIGLAPAFVPNPYIISTGPPGTDPYAAGLAAAATLGPAVMPPQYYGVTPWGVYPANLFQQQAAAANNSANQQAQGQNQQNQQQVMRGGGNQRPLTPSQGPQGQQNDQLISAAAVNSALAFGQGLAAGVPGYPMLAPAAYYDQTGALVVNTGSRSGPVRLMAPAGSVIISPSAAQAVAAAAAAGGGANGGMGGGANGPFRGMQSQQPQQQGGGAMSGNSFYGSSSLSNSSQSSSLFSQGSAQPGPGSASLGFGQSNSSLGATLGATLGGFGTAVANSSGGSGSRRDSLTGSSDLYKRTQSSLTPIGHGGFYNGTLGFSSSPGPVGMPLPNQGPSHSLTPPPSLSNHSSSSNLNLGGLTNGSGRFISAAPGAEAKYRSASSGSSLFSPSSQLFPSSRLRYGMSDVMPSGRSRLLEDFRNNRYPNLQLREIAGHIMEFSQDQHGSRFIQLKLERASSAERQLVFSEILQAAYQLMVDVFGNYVIQKFFEFGSLDQKLALAERIRGHVLSLALQMYGCRVIQKALEFIPSDQQVISEMVRELDGHVLKCVKDQNGNHVVQKCIECVQPHALHFIIDAFKGQVFALSTHPYGCRVIQRILEHCLPDQTLPILEELHQHTEQLVQDQYGNYVIQHVLEHGRAEDKSKIVAEIRGNVLGLSQHKFASNVVEKCVSHASRAERAVLIDEVCSLTEGPHSALYTMMKDQYANYVVQKMIDVAEPTQRKIVMHKIRPHISTLRKYTYGKHILAKLEKYYMKNGVDLGPLCGPPNGIM; encoded by the exons atgagcagtgtgtgtgtgttgaagggtAAAGCAGTGCTCTGGCAGGACTCATTCAGCCCCCACCTCAGAACTTCAACTCCCAGCATGCCCGTGGTGCTGAGCAGCGGAGGACACGCCCCCCCTGCCGGACAAACCCCACATGCCCCATCCCCTAGCCAACAG GGCGTGGCGGGTGCCGGTCGGTCTCAGGATGATGCCATGGTGGATTACTTCTTCCAGCGGCAGCACGGAGAGCAGCCTGGCAAACACCGCTGGCCCATTGGGGATAACATCCACGACAGCCAG gtGCGGTCGATGGATGAGCTGAACCATGACTTCCAGGCCCTGGCTCTAGAGGGGCGTGCCATGGGAGAG CTTCTGACAGGTAAGAAGTTTTGGGAGAGTGATGAAGCGGGGAAAGACGGACCAAAAGGCATCTTTCTGGACCAGTGGAGGGACAGCGCGTGGGGGGCCACAG ACCACTCggtatctcagccaatcatggtgTCCCGTCGGCCTGGCGGTGGGTTCCATAGCGGCGGGGAAGTGGGCGGGTCAGTGATGTCACCGCGGTCAGAGAGTGGGGGTTTAGGAGTCAGTATGGTAGAGtacgtcctctcctcctctcccgctgAAAAACTGGACTCCTGCCTACGCAAGGGACCCTAC GGCccgagggatggagaggtggaggatgagAAGAGGGAGAAACCTAAGGCTGCGTTTGAAGTAGAGAAACTCGAGATgacggagggagagaatgatGTCATCAGTGATGTCATCAACCCTAATGGGCTCCCTGTGCAGAATGGCCTGGACGTGGACGTCAAAgagtacag tCGTCAAGGCCAGATGCAGCCTGCGGGGACAGACACTGACATGATGGGGGGTGTAGGGGGATGTGTAGGAGGGGAGGGTATGGTCCCCATGGGAGGAGGCGGGGGTCCCAAACCCCAAGAGGACTTCTCTGGTGTGGAACAGGGCGTAACCATGGATACCATGGAGTCTGTGATGGAGCCTCTGCAGTTTGACTACAACTCCCAGATGGCCATGGACTCACAGCCCACCGTGGGGCTGTTTGACTACAGCAACcaacaacag ttgtttCAGAGACCCAGTGCTCTAGCACTGCAGCAGCTGACAGCAGCCCAACAACAACAGTACGCCTTGGCAGCAGCACAGCAATCTCACATTG GTCTGGCTCCTGCGTTTGTTCCCAACCCTTACATCATCAGTACGGGTCCACCTGGAACTGACCCCTACGCTGCTGGACTGGCAGCTGCTGCAACACTAG GCCCAGCGGTGATGCCTCCTCAGTACTACGGGGTGACTCCATGGGGAGTGTATCCAGCTAATCTGTTCCAGCAACAGGCTGCAGCTGCCAACAACTCAGCCAATCAACAGGCTCAAGGACAGAACCAGCAGAACCAACAACAG GTAATGCGTGGGGGCGGTAACCAGAGACCCCTGACCCCTAGCCAAGGTCCACAGGGTCAGCAGAATGACCAGCTGATCTCCGCCGCAGCTGTCAACTCGGCGCTCGCCTTCGGACAGGGGCTGGCGGCCGGCGTGCCTG GCTATCCCATGCTGGCTCCAGCTGCCTACTATGACCAGACGGGGGCGCTAGTGGTCAACACAGGATCTAGGAGTGGACCTGTACGCCTCATGGCCCCCGCTGGCTCAGTTATTATCTCTCCATCCGCTGCACAAGCAG TTGCGGCTGCAGCAGCTGCGGGTGGCGGGGCTAACGGCGGTATGGGAGGCGGGGCCAATGGTCCGTTCCGAGGCATGCAATCCCAGCAGCCTCAGCAGCAGGGGGGAGGGGCTATGTCAGGAAACTCCTTTTATGGATCCTCCTCTCTCAGCAACTCCTCCCAGagctcctccctcttctctcaag GCTCCGCCCAGCCAGGCCCTGGCTCTGCCTCTCTGGGGTTCGGTCAGAGCAACTCTTCACTGGGAGCAACATTGGGAGCTACGCTGGGAGGCTTTGGGaccgcag tgGCTAACTCCAGTGGTGGAAGTGGTTCTCGTCGTGACTCTCTGACCGGCAGTAGTGACTTGTACAAACGCACACAGTCGAGTCTCACTCCCATTGGTCACGGGGGGTTCTACAACGGAACCCTTGGCTTTAGCTCCTCCCCCGGGCCTGTCGGAATGCCCCTGCCCAACCAAGGCCCCTCCCACTCCCTAACCCCACCCCCATCTCTGTCCAATCACAGCTCCTCATCCAACCTCAACCTGG GAGGTTTGACCAATGGCAGCGGTCGTTTCATTTCTGCTGCTCCGGGGGCGGAGGCCAAGTATCGCAGTGCCAGTTCTggctcctccctcttctctcccagcAGCCAGCTCTTCCCATCGTCACGGCTACGTTACGGAATGTCGGATGTGATGCCGTCAGGGCGGAGCCGGCTCCTGGAAGACTTCCGGAACAACCGCTACCCCAACTTGCAGCTGAGAGAGATTGCTGGGCACATCATGGAGTTCAGTCAGGACCAGCATGGCagcag GTTTATCCAGTTGAAGTTGGAGAGGGCCAGCTCAGCAGAGCGTCAGCTAGTCTTTAGTGAGATCCTCCAGGCTGCCTATCAACTCATGGTCGACGTCTTCGGAAACTACGTCATCCAGAAGTTCTTTGAG TTTGGCAGTCTGGACCAAAAGCTGGCTCTAGCAGAGAGGATCAGGGGTCATGTCCTGTCTCTGGCCCTGCAGATGTATGGCTGTAGAGTCATCCAGAAGGCCCTGGAGTTCATCCCCTCAGACCAACAAGTTATA aGTGAGATGGTGCGGGAGCTGGACGGCCATGTATTGAAGTGTGTGAAGGATCAGAACGGCAACCACGTGGTGCAGAAGTGTATTGAGTGTGTTCAGCCCCACGCACTACACTTCATAATAGATGCCTTCAAGGGACAG gtgtTTGCCCTCTCCACCCACCCCTACGGCTGTAGAGTGATCCAGCgtattctagaacactgccttccagaccagaccctgCCCATTCTGGAGGAGCTGCACCAACACACTGAACAACTGGTGCAG GACCAGTATGGTAACTATGTGATCCAGCATGTATTAGAACACGGCAGAGCGGAGGACAAGAGTAAGATAGTAGCTGAGATCAGAGGAAACGTACTGGGGCTCAGCCAACACAAGTTTGCCAG TAATGTGGTGGAGAAGTGTGTGAGCCATGCGTCGCGTGCAGAGCGGGCCGTGTTGATAGACGAGGTGTGTAGCCTGACGGAGGGGCCCCACAGCGCCTTGTACACCATGATGAAGGACCAGTACGCCAACTATGTGGTTCAGAAGATGATTGACGTGGCTGAACCAACACAGAGGAAGATCGTAATGCACAAG aTCCGGCCCCACATCTCCACTCTGAGGAAGTATACGTATGGCAAACACATCCTGGCTAAGCTGGAGAAATACTACATGAAGAATGGAGTGGACCTGGGCCCTCTCTGTGGCCCTCCCAATGGCATCATGTAA
- the pum1 gene encoding pumilio homolog 1 isoform X2 has translation MSSVCVLKGKAVLWQDSFSPHLRTSTPSMPVVLSSGGHAPPAGQTPHAPSPSQQGVAGAGRSQDDAMVDYFFQRQHGEQPGKHRWPIGDNIHDSQVRSMDELNHDFQALALEGRAMGELLTGKKFWESDEAGKDGPKGIFLDQWRDSAWGATDHSVSQPIMVSRRPGGGFHSGGEVGGSVMSPRSESGGLGVSMVEYVLSSSPAEKLDSCLRKGPYGPRDGEVEDEKREKPKAAFEVEKLEMTEGENDVISDVINPNGLPVQNGLDVDVKEYSRQGQMQPAGTDTDMMGGVGGCVGGEGMVPMGGGGGPKPQEDFSGVEQGVTMDTMESVMEPLQFDYNSQMAMDSQPTVGLFDYSNQQQLFQRPSALALQQLTAAQQQQYALAAAQQSHIGLAPAFVPNPYIISTGPPGTDPYAAGLAAAATLGPAVMPPQYYGVTPWGVYPANLFQQQAAAANNSANQQAQGQNQQNQQQVMRGGGNQRPLTPSQGPQGQQNDQLISAAAVNSALAFGQGLAAGVPGYPMLAPAAYYDQTGALVVNTGSRSGPVRLMAPAGSVIISPSAAQAVAAAAAAGGGANGGMGGGANGPFRGMQSQQPQQQGGGAMSGNSFYGSSSLSNSSQSSSLFSQGSQTTYCSAQPGPGSASLGFGQSNSSLGATLGATLGGFGTAVANSSGGSGSRRDSLTGSSDLYKRTQSSLTPIGHGGFYNGTLGFSSSPGPVGMPLPNQGPSHSLTPPPSLSNHSSSSNLNLGGLTNGSGRFISAAPGAEAKYRSASSGSSLFSPSSQLFPSSRLRYGMSDVMPSGRSRLLEDFRNNRYPNLQLREIAGHIMEFSQDQHGSRFIQLKLERASSAERQLVFSEILQAAYQLMVDVFGNYVIQKFFEFGSLDQKLALAERIRGHVLSLALQMYGCRVIQKALEFIPSDQQVISEMVRELDGHVLKCVKDQNGNHVVQKCIECVQPHALHFIIDAFKGQVFALSTHPYGCRVIQRILEHCLPDQTLPILEELHQHTEQLVQDQYGNYVIQHVLEHGRAEDKSKIVAEIRGNVLGLSQHKFASNVVEKCVSHASRAERAVLIDEVCSLTEGPHSALYTMMKDQYANYVVQKMIDVAEPTQRKIVMHKIRPHISTLRKYTYGKHILAKLEKYYMKNGVDLGPLCGPPNGIM, from the exons atgagcagtgtgtgtgtgttgaagggtAAAGCAGTGCTCTGGCAGGACTCATTCAGCCCCCACCTCAGAACTTCAACTCCCAGCATGCCCGTGGTGCTGAGCAGCGGAGGACACGCCCCCCCTGCCGGACAAACCCCACATGCCCCATCCCCTAGCCAACAG GGCGTGGCGGGTGCCGGTCGGTCTCAGGATGATGCCATGGTGGATTACTTCTTCCAGCGGCAGCACGGAGAGCAGCCTGGCAAACACCGCTGGCCCATTGGGGATAACATCCACGACAGCCAG gtGCGGTCGATGGATGAGCTGAACCATGACTTCCAGGCCCTGGCTCTAGAGGGGCGTGCCATGGGAGAG CTTCTGACAGGTAAGAAGTTTTGGGAGAGTGATGAAGCGGGGAAAGACGGACCAAAAGGCATCTTTCTGGACCAGTGGAGGGACAGCGCGTGGGGGGCCACAG ACCACTCggtatctcagccaatcatggtgTCCCGTCGGCCTGGCGGTGGGTTCCATAGCGGCGGGGAAGTGGGCGGGTCAGTGATGTCACCGCGGTCAGAGAGTGGGGGTTTAGGAGTCAGTATGGTAGAGtacgtcctctcctcctctcccgctgAAAAACTGGACTCCTGCCTACGCAAGGGACCCTAC GGCccgagggatggagaggtggaggatgagAAGAGGGAGAAACCTAAGGCTGCGTTTGAAGTAGAGAAACTCGAGATgacggagggagagaatgatGTCATCAGTGATGTCATCAACCCTAATGGGCTCCCTGTGCAGAATGGCCTGGACGTGGACGTCAAAgagtacag tCGTCAAGGCCAGATGCAGCCTGCGGGGACAGACACTGACATGATGGGGGGTGTAGGGGGATGTGTAGGAGGGGAGGGTATGGTCCCCATGGGAGGAGGCGGGGGTCCCAAACCCCAAGAGGACTTCTCTGGTGTGGAACAGGGCGTAACCATGGATACCATGGAGTCTGTGATGGAGCCTCTGCAGTTTGACTACAACTCCCAGATGGCCATGGACTCACAGCCCACCGTGGGGCTGTTTGACTACAGCAACcaacaacag ttgtttCAGAGACCCAGTGCTCTAGCACTGCAGCAGCTGACAGCAGCCCAACAACAACAGTACGCCTTGGCAGCAGCACAGCAATCTCACATTG GTCTGGCTCCTGCGTTTGTTCCCAACCCTTACATCATCAGTACGGGTCCACCTGGAACTGACCCCTACGCTGCTGGACTGGCAGCTGCTGCAACACTAG GCCCAGCGGTGATGCCTCCTCAGTACTACGGGGTGACTCCATGGGGAGTGTATCCAGCTAATCTGTTCCAGCAACAGGCTGCAGCTGCCAACAACTCAGCCAATCAACAGGCTCAAGGACAGAACCAGCAGAACCAACAACAG GTAATGCGTGGGGGCGGTAACCAGAGACCCCTGACCCCTAGCCAAGGTCCACAGGGTCAGCAGAATGACCAGCTGATCTCCGCCGCAGCTGTCAACTCGGCGCTCGCCTTCGGACAGGGGCTGGCGGCCGGCGTGCCTG GCTATCCCATGCTGGCTCCAGCTGCCTACTATGACCAGACGGGGGCGCTAGTGGTCAACACAGGATCTAGGAGTGGACCTGTACGCCTCATGGCCCCCGCTGGCTCAGTTATTATCTCTCCATCCGCTGCACAAGCAG TTGCGGCTGCAGCAGCTGCGGGTGGCGGGGCTAACGGCGGTATGGGAGGCGGGGCCAATGGTCCGTTCCGAGGCATGCAATCCCAGCAGCCTCAGCAGCAGGGGGGAGGGGCTATGTCAGGAAACTCCTTTTATGGATCCTCCTCTCTCAGCAACTCCTCCCAGagctcctccctcttctctcaagGTAGCCAAACAACGTACT GCTCCGCCCAGCCAGGCCCTGGCTCTGCCTCTCTGGGGTTCGGTCAGAGCAACTCTTCACTGGGAGCAACATTGGGAGCTACGCTGGGAGGCTTTGGGaccgcag tgGCTAACTCCAGTGGTGGAAGTGGTTCTCGTCGTGACTCTCTGACCGGCAGTAGTGACTTGTACAAACGCACACAGTCGAGTCTCACTCCCATTGGTCACGGGGGGTTCTACAACGGAACCCTTGGCTTTAGCTCCTCCCCCGGGCCTGTCGGAATGCCCCTGCCCAACCAAGGCCCCTCCCACTCCCTAACCCCACCCCCATCTCTGTCCAATCACAGCTCCTCATCCAACCTCAACCTGG GAGGTTTGACCAATGGCAGCGGTCGTTTCATTTCTGCTGCTCCGGGGGCGGAGGCCAAGTATCGCAGTGCCAGTTCTggctcctccctcttctctcccagcAGCCAGCTCTTCCCATCGTCACGGCTACGTTACGGAATGTCGGATGTGATGCCGTCAGGGCGGAGCCGGCTCCTGGAAGACTTCCGGAACAACCGCTACCCCAACTTGCAGCTGAGAGAGATTGCTGGGCACATCATGGAGTTCAGTCAGGACCAGCATGGCagcag GTTTATCCAGTTGAAGTTGGAGAGGGCCAGCTCAGCAGAGCGTCAGCTAGTCTTTAGTGAGATCCTCCAGGCTGCCTATCAACTCATGGTCGACGTCTTCGGAAACTACGTCATCCAGAAGTTCTTTGAG TTTGGCAGTCTGGACCAAAAGCTGGCTCTAGCAGAGAGGATCAGGGGTCATGTCCTGTCTCTGGCCCTGCAGATGTATGGCTGTAGAGTCATCCAGAAGGCCCTGGAGTTCATCCCCTCAGACCAACAAGTTATA aGTGAGATGGTGCGGGAGCTGGACGGCCATGTATTGAAGTGTGTGAAGGATCAGAACGGCAACCACGTGGTGCAGAAGTGTATTGAGTGTGTTCAGCCCCACGCACTACACTTCATAATAGATGCCTTCAAGGGACAG gtgtTTGCCCTCTCCACCCACCCCTACGGCTGTAGAGTGATCCAGCgtattctagaacactgccttccagaccagaccctgCCCATTCTGGAGGAGCTGCACCAACACACTGAACAACTGGTGCAG GACCAGTATGGTAACTATGTGATCCAGCATGTATTAGAACACGGCAGAGCGGAGGACAAGAGTAAGATAGTAGCTGAGATCAGAGGAAACGTACTGGGGCTCAGCCAACACAAGTTTGCCAG TAATGTGGTGGAGAAGTGTGTGAGCCATGCGTCGCGTGCAGAGCGGGCCGTGTTGATAGACGAGGTGTGTAGCCTGACGGAGGGGCCCCACAGCGCCTTGTACACCATGATGAAGGACCAGTACGCCAACTATGTGGTTCAGAAGATGATTGACGTGGCTGAACCAACACAGAGGAAGATCGTAATGCACAAG aTCCGGCCCCACATCTCCACTCTGAGGAAGTATACGTATGGCAAACACATCCTGGCTAAGCTGGAGAAATACTACATGAAGAATGGAGTGGACCTGGGCCCTCTCTGTGGCCCTCCCAATGGCATCATGTAA
- the pum1 gene encoding pumilio homolog 1 isoform X1 yields the protein MSSVCVLKGKAVLWQDSFSPHLRTSTPSMPVVLSSGGHAPPAGQTPHAPSPSQQGVAGAGRSQDDAMVDYFFQRQHGEQPGKHRWPIGDNIHDSQVRSMDELNHDFQALALEGRAMGEQLLTGKKFWESDEAGKDGPKGIFLDQWRDSAWGATDHSVSQPIMVSRRPGGGFHSGGEVGGSVMSPRSESGGLGVSMVEYVLSSSPAEKLDSCLRKGPYGPRDGEVEDEKREKPKAAFEVEKLEMTEGENDVISDVINPNGLPVQNGLDVDVKEYSRQGQMQPAGTDTDMMGGVGGCVGGEGMVPMGGGGGPKPQEDFSGVEQGVTMDTMESVMEPLQFDYNSQMAMDSQPTVGLFDYSNQQQLFQRPSALALQQLTAAQQQQYALAAAQQSHIGLAPAFVPNPYIISTGPPGTDPYAAGLAAAATLGPAVMPPQYYGVTPWGVYPANLFQQQAAAANNSANQQAQGQNQQNQQQVMRGGGNQRPLTPSQGPQGQQNDQLISAAAVNSALAFGQGLAAGVPGYPMLAPAAYYDQTGALVVNTGSRSGPVRLMAPAGSVIISPSAAQAVAAAAAAGGGANGGMGGGANGPFRGMQSQQPQQQGGGAMSGNSFYGSSSLSNSSQSSSLFSQGSQTTYCSAQPGPGSASLGFGQSNSSLGATLGATLGGFGTAVANSSGGSGSRRDSLTGSSDLYKRTQSSLTPIGHGGFYNGTLGFSSSPGPVGMPLPNQGPSHSLTPPPSLSNHSSSSNLNLGGLTNGSGRFISAAPGAEAKYRSASSGSSLFSPSSQLFPSSRLRYGMSDVMPSGRSRLLEDFRNNRYPNLQLREIAGHIMEFSQDQHGSRFIQLKLERASSAERQLVFSEILQAAYQLMVDVFGNYVIQKFFEFGSLDQKLALAERIRGHVLSLALQMYGCRVIQKALEFIPSDQQVISEMVRELDGHVLKCVKDQNGNHVVQKCIECVQPHALHFIIDAFKGQVFALSTHPYGCRVIQRILEHCLPDQTLPILEELHQHTEQLVQDQYGNYVIQHVLEHGRAEDKSKIVAEIRGNVLGLSQHKFASNVVEKCVSHASRAERAVLIDEVCSLTEGPHSALYTMMKDQYANYVVQKMIDVAEPTQRKIVMHKIRPHISTLRKYTYGKHILAKLEKYYMKNGVDLGPLCGPPNGIM from the exons atgagcagtgtgtgtgtgttgaagggtAAAGCAGTGCTCTGGCAGGACTCATTCAGCCCCCACCTCAGAACTTCAACTCCCAGCATGCCCGTGGTGCTGAGCAGCGGAGGACACGCCCCCCCTGCCGGACAAACCCCACATGCCCCATCCCCTAGCCAACAG GGCGTGGCGGGTGCCGGTCGGTCTCAGGATGATGCCATGGTGGATTACTTCTTCCAGCGGCAGCACGGAGAGCAGCCTGGCAAACACCGCTGGCCCATTGGGGATAACATCCACGACAGCCAG gtGCGGTCGATGGATGAGCTGAACCATGACTTCCAGGCCCTGGCTCTAGAGGGGCGTGCCATGGGAGAG CAGCTTCTGACAGGTAAGAAGTTTTGGGAGAGTGATGAAGCGGGGAAAGACGGACCAAAAGGCATCTTTCTGGACCAGTGGAGGGACAGCGCGTGGGGGGCCACAG ACCACTCggtatctcagccaatcatggtgTCCCGTCGGCCTGGCGGTGGGTTCCATAGCGGCGGGGAAGTGGGCGGGTCAGTGATGTCACCGCGGTCAGAGAGTGGGGGTTTAGGAGTCAGTATGGTAGAGtacgtcctctcctcctctcccgctgAAAAACTGGACTCCTGCCTACGCAAGGGACCCTAC GGCccgagggatggagaggtggaggatgagAAGAGGGAGAAACCTAAGGCTGCGTTTGAAGTAGAGAAACTCGAGATgacggagggagagaatgatGTCATCAGTGATGTCATCAACCCTAATGGGCTCCCTGTGCAGAATGGCCTGGACGTGGACGTCAAAgagtacag tCGTCAAGGCCAGATGCAGCCTGCGGGGACAGACACTGACATGATGGGGGGTGTAGGGGGATGTGTAGGAGGGGAGGGTATGGTCCCCATGGGAGGAGGCGGGGGTCCCAAACCCCAAGAGGACTTCTCTGGTGTGGAACAGGGCGTAACCATGGATACCATGGAGTCTGTGATGGAGCCTCTGCAGTTTGACTACAACTCCCAGATGGCCATGGACTCACAGCCCACCGTGGGGCTGTTTGACTACAGCAACcaacaacag ttgtttCAGAGACCCAGTGCTCTAGCACTGCAGCAGCTGACAGCAGCCCAACAACAACAGTACGCCTTGGCAGCAGCACAGCAATCTCACATTG GTCTGGCTCCTGCGTTTGTTCCCAACCCTTACATCATCAGTACGGGTCCACCTGGAACTGACCCCTACGCTGCTGGACTGGCAGCTGCTGCAACACTAG GCCCAGCGGTGATGCCTCCTCAGTACTACGGGGTGACTCCATGGGGAGTGTATCCAGCTAATCTGTTCCAGCAACAGGCTGCAGCTGCCAACAACTCAGCCAATCAACAGGCTCAAGGACAGAACCAGCAGAACCAACAACAG GTAATGCGTGGGGGCGGTAACCAGAGACCCCTGACCCCTAGCCAAGGTCCACAGGGTCAGCAGAATGACCAGCTGATCTCCGCCGCAGCTGTCAACTCGGCGCTCGCCTTCGGACAGGGGCTGGCGGCCGGCGTGCCTG GCTATCCCATGCTGGCTCCAGCTGCCTACTATGACCAGACGGGGGCGCTAGTGGTCAACACAGGATCTAGGAGTGGACCTGTACGCCTCATGGCCCCCGCTGGCTCAGTTATTATCTCTCCATCCGCTGCACAAGCAG TTGCGGCTGCAGCAGCTGCGGGTGGCGGGGCTAACGGCGGTATGGGAGGCGGGGCCAATGGTCCGTTCCGAGGCATGCAATCCCAGCAGCCTCAGCAGCAGGGGGGAGGGGCTATGTCAGGAAACTCCTTTTATGGATCCTCCTCTCTCAGCAACTCCTCCCAGagctcctccctcttctctcaagGTAGCCAAACAACGTACT GCTCCGCCCAGCCAGGCCCTGGCTCTGCCTCTCTGGGGTTCGGTCAGAGCAACTCTTCACTGGGAGCAACATTGGGAGCTACGCTGGGAGGCTTTGGGaccgcag tgGCTAACTCCAGTGGTGGAAGTGGTTCTCGTCGTGACTCTCTGACCGGCAGTAGTGACTTGTACAAACGCACACAGTCGAGTCTCACTCCCATTGGTCACGGGGGGTTCTACAACGGAACCCTTGGCTTTAGCTCCTCCCCCGGGCCTGTCGGAATGCCCCTGCCCAACCAAGGCCCCTCCCACTCCCTAACCCCACCCCCATCTCTGTCCAATCACAGCTCCTCATCCAACCTCAACCTGG GAGGTTTGACCAATGGCAGCGGTCGTTTCATTTCTGCTGCTCCGGGGGCGGAGGCCAAGTATCGCAGTGCCAGTTCTggctcctccctcttctctcccagcAGCCAGCTCTTCCCATCGTCACGGCTACGTTACGGAATGTCGGATGTGATGCCGTCAGGGCGGAGCCGGCTCCTGGAAGACTTCCGGAACAACCGCTACCCCAACTTGCAGCTGAGAGAGATTGCTGGGCACATCATGGAGTTCAGTCAGGACCAGCATGGCagcag GTTTATCCAGTTGAAGTTGGAGAGGGCCAGCTCAGCAGAGCGTCAGCTAGTCTTTAGTGAGATCCTCCAGGCTGCCTATCAACTCATGGTCGACGTCTTCGGAAACTACGTCATCCAGAAGTTCTTTGAG TTTGGCAGTCTGGACCAAAAGCTGGCTCTAGCAGAGAGGATCAGGGGTCATGTCCTGTCTCTGGCCCTGCAGATGTATGGCTGTAGAGTCATCCAGAAGGCCCTGGAGTTCATCCCCTCAGACCAACAAGTTATA aGTGAGATGGTGCGGGAGCTGGACGGCCATGTATTGAAGTGTGTGAAGGATCAGAACGGCAACCACGTGGTGCAGAAGTGTATTGAGTGTGTTCAGCCCCACGCACTACACTTCATAATAGATGCCTTCAAGGGACAG gtgtTTGCCCTCTCCACCCACCCCTACGGCTGTAGAGTGATCCAGCgtattctagaacactgccttccagaccagaccctgCCCATTCTGGAGGAGCTGCACCAACACACTGAACAACTGGTGCAG GACCAGTATGGTAACTATGTGATCCAGCATGTATTAGAACACGGCAGAGCGGAGGACAAGAGTAAGATAGTAGCTGAGATCAGAGGAAACGTACTGGGGCTCAGCCAACACAAGTTTGCCAG TAATGTGGTGGAGAAGTGTGTGAGCCATGCGTCGCGTGCAGAGCGGGCCGTGTTGATAGACGAGGTGTGTAGCCTGACGGAGGGGCCCCACAGCGCCTTGTACACCATGATGAAGGACCAGTACGCCAACTATGTGGTTCAGAAGATGATTGACGTGGCTGAACCAACACAGAGGAAGATCGTAATGCACAAG aTCCGGCCCCACATCTCCACTCTGAGGAAGTATACGTATGGCAAACACATCCTGGCTAAGCTGGAGAAATACTACATGAAGAATGGAGTGGACCTGGGCCCTCTCTGTGGCCCTCCCAATGGCATCATGTAA